A window of the Sporosarcina sp. FSL K6-2383 genome harbors these coding sequences:
- the udk gene encoding uridine kinase — protein MQSKKPLVIGIAGGSGSGKTSVTHSIYDVFKEHSVVVIEQDYYYKDQSHLEFEERLETNYDHPLAFDTDLLISHVEVLLNRESIEKPVYNYSLHTRSDETVHIEPQDVIILEGILVLEDMRLRELMDIKLFVDTDADLRIIRRIMRDINERGRTIESVIDQYLSVVRPMHNQFIEPTKRYADIIIPEGGHNEVAIDLMVTKIKTILESGTKL, from the coding sequence ATGCAATCCAAAAAACCTCTCGTCATCGGCATCGCCGGTGGTTCGGGATCCGGTAAAACGAGTGTTACGCATTCAATCTATGATGTATTTAAAGAACATTCTGTCGTAGTCATCGAACAGGATTATTATTATAAGGACCAGTCTCACTTGGAATTTGAAGAACGACTTGAAACGAATTATGACCATCCGTTAGCTTTTGACACAGATTTGTTGATAAGTCATGTAGAGGTGTTACTTAATCGGGAATCGATAGAAAAACCGGTCTATAATTATTCTTTACACACACGGTCCGACGAAACGGTACATATCGAGCCGCAGGATGTCATCATTCTGGAAGGAATTTTAGTATTGGAGGATATGCGTTTACGTGAGTTAATGGATATTAAGTTATTTGTTGATACAGATGCAGATTTACGCATTATTCGCCGCATTATGCGAGACATTAACGAGCGGGGGCGCACAATCGAATCGGTCATCGATCAGTATTTGTCCGTCGTCCGTCCGATGCATAACCAATTCATTGAACCAACGAAGAGATATGCGGATATTATCATTCCAGAAGGTGGGCATAATGAAGTTGCAATTGACTTAATGGTTACAAAAATAAAAACAATTCTTGAATCTGGAACGAAACTGTAA
- a CDS encoding O-methyltransferase, translating into MTKYAAYVANFNKQQGPFVVEMERYAATHHVPIMDRDGMALFISLLRLQKPKRILEIGSAIGYSAIRIAEALPNTSIVTVERDNTRYLKAVDYISRSGLEEQIAIVEADALLTEEPIIFQQTFDALFIDAAKGQYKRFFEKYAPTIEAGGVIYCDNMFMHGAILYDEQDIPRRNRTMIRNLKEFTAWIMDHPDYETSLLSVGDGLLIAVKKEQ; encoded by the coding sequence ATGACGAAGTATGCGGCATATGTAGCCAATTTTAACAAGCAGCAAGGCCCGTTTGTCGTTGAAATGGAACGCTATGCGGCGACACATCATGTGCCGATTATGGACCGAGACGGTATGGCGTTATTTATCAGTCTATTACGTTTGCAAAAGCCTAAACGTATTCTTGAAATTGGTAGTGCCATTGGCTATTCTGCTATCCGCATCGCGGAGGCACTACCAAATACTTCAATTGTGACGGTTGAACGTGACAATACTAGATATTTGAAAGCAGTTGACTATATTTCGCGCAGTGGATTAGAAGAACAGATTGCAATCGTCGAAGCGGATGCGTTGCTAACAGAAGAGCCAATTATCTTTCAGCAAACCTTCGATGCATTGTTTATAGATGCTGCCAAAGGGCAGTATAAACGCTTTTTTGAAAAGTATGCGCCAACTATTGAAGCAGGTGGAGTCATTTACTGTGATAATATGTTCATGCACGGTGCTATATTGTATGATGAGCAAGACATTCCAAGACGTAATCGCACGATGATACGGAATTTAAAAGAATTTACAGCATGGATTATGGATCATCCAGATTACGAAACCTCTTTGCTATCAGTGGGAGACGGGCTGTTAATCGCGGTGAAAAAAGAACAATAG
- the mltG gene encoding endolytic transglycosylase MltG: MDNGSKKDVMFERMREKKKEVKIVRRIVLVITLVVLIVGLIGGRSVYKYITGALQPVDPDSEEVIVVEIPIGSGLDTISAKLAENGIVKDARIFKYYAKFNNESQFQAGTYDLTKAMTFDELIESLKTGKVYREPVFTMTVPEGLTLQQIAAVIEKRMGISEKEFLDYVNDEATISMLIGKYSTILTEDIRAENIKYPLEGYLFPATYPFYEEKPTVATVVDTMVQATATNVTPYLDFLQREEKSVHWLLTFASLLEEEATAQSDRETIASVFYNRLKIDMPLQTDPTVLYALGKHKDRVLYADLEVQDPYNTYVNKGLPPGPIAGAGKSSLEAVIDPSQTDYLFFLADKEGTNHFTDSYEEHLKNRDLYLSGD, encoded by the coding sequence ATGGATAATGGTTCGAAAAAAGATGTTATGTTTGAACGAATGCGTGAAAAGAAGAAAGAAGTAAAAATCGTCAGACGAATTGTACTTGTCATTACGCTCGTGGTGCTCATTGTCGGTCTGATTGGTGGACGCTCTGTTTATAAATACATAACAGGTGCATTGCAACCGGTCGATCCAGATTCTGAGGAAGTTATTGTGGTGGAAATCCCGATTGGTTCAGGATTGGACACGATTTCTGCTAAATTAGCTGAAAATGGCATTGTTAAGGATGCACGTATCTTTAAGTATTATGCAAAATTTAATAATGAGTCACAATTTCAAGCAGGGACGTACGATTTGACGAAGGCCATGACTTTTGACGAATTGATTGAAAGCTTGAAGACAGGCAAAGTGTACCGAGAACCTGTATTTACAATGACGGTGCCGGAAGGGTTAACTTTGCAGCAAATTGCGGCAGTTATTGAAAAACGCATGGGTATTTCGGAAAAAGAGTTTCTAGATTACGTCAATGATGAGGCGACAATCAGTATGCTGATTGGGAAATATTCAACCATTTTAACAGAGGATATCCGAGCAGAAAATATCAAATATCCACTTGAGGGTTATTTATTCCCGGCGACGTATCCTTTCTATGAGGAGAAGCCTACCGTCGCAACGGTTGTCGATACAATGGTACAGGCGACAGCAACAAATGTCACTCCTTACTTAGATTTTTTACAAAGAGAAGAGAAATCAGTCCACTGGTTGCTGACATTTGCTTCCTTATTGGAAGAAGAAGCGACAGCACAATCGGATCGAGAAACGATTGCGAGCGTATTTTATAATCGTCTGAAGATTGATATGCCATTACAGACGGATCCAACAGTTTTGTATGCATTAGGGAAGCATAAGGATCGTGTTCTCTATGCAGATTTAGAAGTGCAGGATCCATACAACACATATGTCAATAAAGGCTTGCCACCTGGTCCAATTGCAGGTGCAGGGAAGTCATCACTTGAAGCAGTTATCGATCCTTCGCAAACGGATTATTTATTTTTCCTAGCGGATAAGGAAGGCACCAATCATTTTACTGATTCATACGAAGAACATTTGAAAAACCGGGACCTATATTTATCCGGAGATTGA
- a CDS encoding DUF1292 domain-containing protein translates to MEHGQETMTIVDENGVEHVCEVIFTFDSEEFGKSYVLYHILGEDDTEDDEEVEIHASSFIPSEDNEDGELMPIEDDAEWEMIEEMLNTFLAEEDEDEE, encoded by the coding sequence ATGGAACACGGACAAGAAACAATGACGATTGTAGACGAAAATGGAGTTGAACATGTATGTGAGGTTATTTTCACATTCGACTCAGAAGAATTTGGTAAATCATATGTTCTTTATCATATTTTAGGAGAAGATGATACCGAGGACGACGAAGAAGTTGAAATTCACGCATCTTCTTTCATCCCTTCTGAAGACAATGAAGATGGCGAATTGATGCCAATCGAAGATGACGCAGAGTGGGAAATGATTGAAGAAATGCTGAACACGTTTCTCGCTGAAGAGGACGAAGACGAAGAATAA
- the ruvX gene encoding Holliday junction resolvase RuvX produces MRTMGLDVGTKTVGVAISDALGWTAQGIETIKIDESAGQFGVERIRELVKEYDVTGFVVGYPKNMNNTVGPRGEASENYASLLTETFGFPAILWDERLTTMAAERVLIDADVSRKKRKTVIDKMAAIMILQGYLDSKN; encoded by the coding sequence TTGAGGACAATGGGATTGGATGTAGGGACCAAAACGGTCGGCGTTGCGATCAGTGATGCGCTTGGGTGGACAGCCCAAGGCATTGAAACGATAAAGATCGATGAAAGTGCCGGCCAGTTTGGCGTGGAAAGAATCCGAGAGCTCGTAAAAGAATACGATGTCACTGGATTTGTAGTGGGCTACCCTAAAAATATGAATAACACAGTTGGACCGAGAGGGGAAGCATCTGAGAACTATGCGAGCCTACTAACAGAAACTTTTGGTTTCCCGGCTATATTATGGGACGAGCGACTGACGACGATGGCTGCAGAGCGTGTATTAATAGATGCTGATGTGAGTCGTAAAAAAAGAAAGACTGTTATTGATAAAATGGCAGCAATCATGATCCTTCAAGGGTATCTTGATTCAAAAAATTGA
- a CDS encoding IreB family regulatory phosphoprotein: MDSYDKTMKFSFPEESMEQEVKQVMLHVHKALDDKGYNPINQIVGYLLSGDPAYIPRHEEARNLIRKLERDEILEELVKFYIRENGGKPD, encoded by the coding sequence ATGGATTCATACGATAAGACGATGAAATTTAGCTTTCCCGAAGAATCGATGGAGCAGGAAGTGAAGCAGGTCATGCTCCATGTGCACAAGGCACTAGATGATAAGGGATATAACCCAATCAACCAGATTGTTGGCTATCTTCTATCGGGCGATCCAGCGTATATACCACGTCATGAAGAAGCACGTAATTTAATTCGGAAATTGGAACGAGACGAGATTTTAGAAGAACTTGTTAAGTTTTATATCCGTGAAAACGGAGGAAAACCGGATTGA
- the alaS gene encoding alanine--tRNA ligase: MKNLTTSQIRTMFLEYFKEHGHSIEPSAPLVPIDDASLLWINSGVATLKKYFDGRVIPTNPRIVNAQKSIRTNDIENVGKTARHHTFFEMLGNFSIGDYFKEQAILHAWEFLTDDKWIGFDPELLSITIHPEDEEAYAIWRDKVGIPEHRIIRLEGNFWDIGEGPSGPNSEIFYDRGPTYGDDFSDPELYPGGENERYLEIWNLVFSEFNHNPDNTYTPLPKKNIDTGMGLERMASVIQNVPTNFDIDIFQPIIQATEQVSGEKYGVTEEQDTAFKVIADHIRTVAFAIGDGALPSNEGRGYVLRRLLRRAVRFAKQLGIHKPFMYDLVPVVGEVMKDFYPEVDEKQAFIMKVIKNEEERFHETLNEGLAILTGVIDKSKSSGNAVIAGADAFRLYDTYGFPFELTEEFAEEANVTVDRAGFDAEMDSQRKRARAARQDVDSMHVQSSVLGEIHHASEFVGYDTLECQAKVVSLLQNGALVERASEGDDIQFILDCTPFYAESGGQVADKGTISGDTFVADVKDVQKAPNGQNLHTATIRSGELLTGTTVHAEVNQEARKLTIRNHTATHLLHKALKEVLGEHVNQAGSYVGPDRLRFDFSHFGQVTKEELETIEQIVNEKIWQDIAVNIAQKPIAEAKEMGAMALFGEKYGDVVRVVSVGDYSLELCGGCHVASTSVIGLFKLVSEGGIGAGTRRIEALTGQQAYRSFKEEEATLISAASLVKSNPKDLVTKIGAVLADMKELQRDNESLSSKLGNSQLSEVFAAAQQIGDVSVISARVDVKDNNGLRQMMDEMKQKQSKAVIVLGAAVDGKVMLVAGVTDDLKSGNYHAGQIVNHVATQCDGKGGGRPDMAMAGAKDASKLDEALQSVYDYVKSV; the protein is encoded by the coding sequence ATGAAAAATCTTACAACGTCACAAATTCGTACTATGTTCCTGGAATACTTCAAAGAGCACGGTCACAGCATTGAGCCTTCTGCACCACTTGTGCCAATCGATGATGCATCCCTTCTATGGATTAACAGCGGTGTTGCAACACTGAAGAAATATTTTGATGGACGGGTCATTCCAACAAATCCACGTATCGTCAATGCACAAAAATCAATCCGTACAAATGATATTGAAAATGTTGGTAAAACAGCACGTCACCATACATTCTTTGAAATGCTTGGTAACTTTTCTATCGGTGATTATTTCAAAGAGCAAGCTATTCTTCATGCTTGGGAATTTCTCACAGACGATAAGTGGATTGGCTTTGATCCAGAATTATTGTCTATTACGATTCATCCAGAAGACGAAGAAGCTTATGCAATTTGGCGCGATAAAGTCGGCATTCCAGAACACCGTATTATCCGTTTAGAAGGTAATTTCTGGGATATCGGAGAGGGTCCAAGCGGTCCTAACTCTGAGATATTCTATGACCGTGGACCAACATACGGCGATGATTTCTCTGATCCAGAATTGTATCCGGGCGGGGAAAACGAACGTTATCTTGAAATTTGGAATTTAGTGTTCTCTGAATTCAACCATAATCCAGATAATACGTATACACCGCTTCCGAAAAAGAATATTGATACGGGCATGGGACTAGAACGTATGGCATCTGTTATCCAAAACGTACCAACCAACTTCGATATCGATATTTTCCAACCAATTATTCAGGCAACAGAACAAGTTTCTGGTGAAAAATACGGTGTCACCGAAGAACAAGATACAGCGTTCAAAGTGATTGCCGACCACATACGTACGGTTGCTTTTGCTATAGGAGACGGAGCACTGCCATCCAATGAAGGTCGAGGTTATGTGCTAAGAAGATTGTTGCGCAGAGCCGTTCGTTTTGCTAAACAATTAGGCATTCACAAGCCATTCATGTACGATCTTGTCCCAGTTGTTGGGGAAGTGATGAAAGACTTCTACCCAGAAGTGGACGAAAAGCAAGCCTTCATCATGAAAGTCATTAAAAATGAAGAAGAACGCTTCCATGAAACATTGAATGAAGGATTGGCAATTTTAACTGGAGTCATCGACAAGTCGAAGTCATCTGGTAATGCTGTTATTGCAGGGGCAGATGCTTTCCGTCTTTATGACACATACGGCTTCCCGTTTGAATTAACAGAGGAATTCGCAGAAGAAGCAAATGTTACAGTCGATCGTGCAGGCTTCGATGCGGAAATGGACAGCCAGCGTAAGCGTGCACGTGCAGCTCGTCAAGACGTCGATTCCATGCATGTTCAGTCAAGCGTACTTGGAGAAATCCATCATGCAAGTGAATTTGTCGGCTATGACACGCTTGAGTGCCAAGCGAAAGTCGTTTCATTGCTACAAAACGGTGCTTTAGTAGAACGTGCATCAGAAGGTGATGACATTCAGTTCATCTTAGACTGCACGCCATTCTACGCGGAAAGCGGAGGACAAGTAGCGGACAAGGGTACGATTAGCGGAGATACATTCGTGGCAGACGTCAAGGATGTTCAAAAAGCACCAAATGGTCAAAATCTGCATACAGCAACGATTCGTTCGGGTGAATTGCTAACAGGAACAACCGTTCATGCTGAAGTCAATCAAGAAGCAAGAAAATTGACGATCCGCAATCACACAGCGACGCATTTGCTTCATAAAGCTTTGAAAGAAGTGTTAGGTGAGCACGTCAATCAGGCAGGTTCTTATGTCGGTCCAGATCGACTACGTTTTGACTTCTCACATTTTGGTCAAGTGACGAAGGAAGAATTAGAGACGATTGAACAGATTGTCAACGAGAAAATCTGGCAGGATATTGCGGTTAATATTGCACAAAAACCGATTGCTGAAGCAAAAGAAATGGGTGCAATGGCACTCTTCGGTGAAAAATACGGAGACGTCGTTCGGGTTGTATCAGTTGGCGATTACTCATTAGAGCTTTGCGGAGGTTGTCACGTTGCATCCACATCTGTCATCGGTTTGTTTAAATTAGTATCTGAAGGCGGAATTGGAGCGGGCACACGCCGTATAGAGGCGCTAACAGGGCAACAAGCTTATCGTTCATTTAAAGAAGAGGAAGCAACGCTCATCAGCGCTGCAAGTCTTGTGAAATCAAATCCGAAAGACCTTGTGACGAAAATCGGAGCAGTACTTGCAGATATGAAAGAGCTCCAGCGTGACAATGAGTCACTTTCTTCGAAGCTAGGAAACAGCCAACTTTCAGAAGTATTCGCAGCAGCGCAGCAAATTGGTGACGTGTCAGTCATCTCTGCACGTGTTGACGTGAAAGATAATAATGGATTGCGTCAGATGATGGATGAGATGAAACAGAAGCAATCAAAGGCGGTCATCGTCCTTGGAGCGGCAGTAGATGGAAAAGTCATGTTGGTGGCTGGTGTGACGGATGATTTGAAGTCCGGGAACTATCATGCGGGTCAAATCGTCAATCATGTTGCGACGCAATGTGATGGTAAGGGTGGCGGTCGTCCGGATATGGCGATGGCTGGAGCAAAAGACGCATCAAAACTTGATGAAGCGCTTCAATCCGTGTATGATTATGTCAAATCAGTTTAA
- a CDS encoding ATP-dependent RecD-like DNA helicase codes for MEGHGEATKPNEIFLIGRPVVTIFHNPDNLFTIVKLKVRETNSGYEDKEIIVKGSFPQLTPDEDYKFTGRLVNHPTYGAQFDVLTFAKEMPATETGLIHYLSGDLFPGIGMKTAQTIVKKLGKDVIKKILDDPSVLDMIPRLSDDKKETLVSVLAQNMGLERTIIQLNEWGFGPQIAMRIYQTYREEAISQLTENPYRLIEEVEGVGFQRADEVGKNLGITGNHPARIKAAILHSMNQAVQSAGHVFLEAESILPDVKRLLEMSQPIDIPFASISQAIIELVEEGKLSAEGRRLYIPSLYFSEIGIAAKIERIMQNDTTDQFPVSEIRKAVGEVEERLSVNYAETQVAGIETALHSPAMILTGGPGTGKTTVIRGLVEVYAELHGLSLDPKEYAKKQEPFPIVLAAPTGRAAKRMSESTGLPAMTIHRLLGFNGLEKEEETEREVKGRLIIIDEMSMVDTWLAHQLLKALADDVQLLFVGDQDQLPPVGPGQVLRDMLESNKVPVVELTEIYRQSAGSTIIEMAHMIKRSEWSADITEKTSDRSFIKAGADRILEVVEQVVKNAIAKGHHIRDIQVLAPMYKGPAGIDGLNKMIQEMVNPPGPDRKEVVFGEAIYRIGDKVLQLVNQPESNVFNGDMGEVISIIKAKETVDKKELLVVSYDGIEVTYERNDLNQITLAYCCSIHKSQGSEFPIVIMPVVRSQRKMLRRNLLYTGITRAKNFLILCGEPEEFRAGINRTDELERQTTLKERLNGEMIVPVSEETATTQQAVDDTELVGQTTETQPQVYELTMATFITIDPMIGMQGVTPYDYLETSD; via the coding sequence GTGGAAGGACACGGCGAGGCAACAAAACCAAATGAGATATTTTTAATAGGTCGACCGGTTGTGACCATCTTCCATAACCCTGATAACCTTTTTACGATTGTCAAACTGAAGGTGCGGGAGACGAACAGCGGCTATGAGGACAAGGAAATCATCGTCAAGGGAAGTTTTCCCCAGCTAACACCTGATGAGGACTACAAATTCACAGGTAGACTTGTCAATCATCCAACATACGGTGCACAATTCGATGTACTGACGTTTGCGAAAGAAATGCCCGCGACAGAAACAGGACTCATTCATTATTTGTCTGGGGACTTATTTCCAGGGATTGGGATGAAAACAGCTCAAACAATTGTCAAAAAACTTGGTAAAGACGTCATTAAGAAAATTTTAGATGATCCATCTGTTCTGGATATGATTCCAAGATTATCGGATGATAAGAAAGAGACACTGGTCTCTGTGCTTGCGCAAAATATGGGACTTGAGCGGACGATTATCCAGTTAAATGAGTGGGGATTCGGTCCGCAAATTGCGATGCGTATTTATCAGACTTATCGTGAAGAAGCGATTTCACAGTTGACTGAAAATCCGTATCGGCTCATTGAAGAGGTTGAAGGGGTCGGCTTTCAGCGTGCGGACGAAGTAGGTAAGAATCTTGGTATCACGGGGAATCACCCTGCAAGGATAAAAGCCGCCATTCTCCATTCGATGAATCAGGCTGTTCAATCAGCTGGACATGTTTTCCTAGAAGCAGAATCCATTTTACCGGATGTTAAGCGTCTTCTTGAAATGAGTCAGCCTATCGACATTCCGTTTGCTTCAATTTCCCAGGCGATTATTGAATTGGTTGAGGAAGGTAAGCTATCTGCTGAAGGTCGCAGATTATACATACCATCTCTTTATTTTTCTGAAATCGGTATTGCTGCAAAAATTGAACGCATTATGCAGAACGATACGACGGATCAGTTTCCAGTGTCCGAAATAAGAAAAGCTGTTGGAGAAGTGGAAGAAAGGCTCAGTGTGAACTATGCAGAAACCCAGGTAGCAGGGATTGAGACTGCTCTTCATTCCCCCGCAATGATCTTAACGGGCGGGCCAGGTACTGGGAAGACGACCGTTATTCGGGGGCTCGTAGAAGTGTACGCCGAACTACATGGTTTATCACTGGATCCAAAGGAATATGCTAAAAAACAAGAACCTTTTCCGATTGTGTTAGCAGCGCCAACTGGACGGGCAGCAAAGCGAATGTCCGAGTCGACGGGATTACCAGCGATGACAATACACCGTTTGCTCGGATTTAATGGGCTTGAAAAGGAAGAAGAGACAGAACGGGAAGTAAAGGGGCGTCTCATTATTATTGATGAGATGTCAATGGTAGATACCTGGCTAGCCCACCAATTGCTAAAAGCGCTTGCTGATGATGTCCAATTGTTATTTGTAGGTGATCAAGATCAGCTACCGCCAGTAGGACCGGGACAAGTGTTACGGGATATGCTCGAGTCGAATAAAGTACCGGTCGTTGAATTAACCGAAATTTATCGACAAAGTGCGGGTTCGACGATTATTGAAATGGCACATATGATTAAACGCTCCGAATGGTCGGCTGATATCACAGAAAAGACATCGGATCGATCGTTCATCAAAGCAGGTGCTGATCGAATACTTGAAGTCGTTGAGCAAGTTGTGAAAAACGCAATTGCCAAAGGGCATCATATTAGAGATATTCAAGTCCTTGCACCGATGTACAAAGGGCCAGCTGGTATTGATGGTTTGAACAAGATGATTCAAGAAATGGTTAATCCACCGGGACCTGATCGCAAGGAAGTTGTTTTCGGCGAAGCCATTTACCGCATCGGTGATAAAGTACTACAACTTGTCAATCAACCCGAAAGTAATGTTTTCAACGGTGATATGGGGGAAGTCATCTCTATTATCAAAGCAAAAGAGACGGTTGATAAAAAAGAATTACTCGTTGTGTCGTATGACGGCATAGAAGTGACCTACGAACGCAATGATTTAAACCAAATCACGCTGGCATACTGCTGTTCCATTCATAAGTCGCAAGGTAGCGAATTTCCTATCGTCATCATGCCTGTTGTTCGTAGTCAACGGAAGATGTTGCGACGAAATTTACTATACACTGGTATCACACGTGCAAAAAACTTCCTCATCCTATGTGGAGAGCCAGAAGAATTTAGAGCAGGAATTAATCGGACGGATGAATTAGAAAGACAAACAACACTGAAAGAGCGCTTGAATGGCGAAATGATCGTACCGGTAAGTGAAGAGACAGCTACTACCCAACAAGCTGTTGATGATACTGAATTGGTTGGACAGACTACAGAAACACAGCCGCAAGTCTATGAGCTAACAATGGCGACATTTATCACCATCGATCCGATGATTGGGATGCAAGGTGTTACACCTTATGACTATCTTGAAACTTCTGATTGA